The region CAGCCCGCAAAAGAATGCCGCCGCAGCCCAGTGATTCATTGTATCTCTTGCCGAGAAACTGAGCATGATTGTCTCGCAACGCTTGAATCGATCAGATGGACTTGCCAGCTCAGCTGCGCTTATCTGTCACAAATCTTCAAAAATACGCCTCACGCTCGGCGTTAACGGGGCACAACCCAAAACTGAGGGGAATGCGTATGCCCGGATCGGGGCAGAAAACGGGCCTGACCAAGCGAACACCGGCGAATGATCTTCGGCAGGCGCCAGAAGGCGTGGAATTGGAAACAAAAGTTTCTCCGTCTCAGGACCGCGCGCGCAACACCTTCGAATCCATCCTTTCAGTCACAGGCGACCTGCTTTCCGAAGTCGGCTTTGAGCGCTTGTCGACCAATATGATCTGTAAAAGAGCGGGCCTGACCCCTCCTGCCCTGTACCGCTACTTCCCCAACAAATATGCGATCCTCCACGAACTGGGCCGCCGCCTTATGGAAGCTCAGGATCAGGCCGTATTCGAGTGGCTGCAAGAAGGCGGGATCGACACACAGTCATTCGAGGCATCCACAAAAAGCATTCTGCGGATCCAAAGACATGTAAACGAGATCACCAAATCATTCCCGGGAGGCGCCTGGGTTGTGCGGGTCATGCGCGTCATACCGGTGCTCAAGGAGGTTCGCCTCGAGTCCCGCGACCTCGTCAGCGACAAGATACTGGAAGACCTTCGAACAAAGCTGCCAGATGTTCCCGAAGACCGACTCGCCATGGCGACGAAGTTGACCATCGAACTGATGTTTTCCGCAACCGAGATGGCTATCGAGACCCCAGAACAGGAAGACGAAATCACCCAGGAAGTTTCCTTCCTCGTCGCAAGCTACCATTGGCGCTTGAAAAACGATTCCTGACTTCCCGTCCCAGCAGGGCAGCAAGACTAACCTGCTTACTTGCTGCCTTCTTCCATCGCTTTTTCCATTTCACCAAAGCGGTGAAGCACATGCGGCAGCACATCCCGGCCGACGATGCTGACAACAATCGCGGCCACACCACTCAACACGAAGCCAGGCACGATCTCGTACAGGATATCGGACAAGGACTTCCCGTCGATCTCAATCGGTGCGTATAGCCAGAACAGCACGGTGACCGCGCCAACGACCATGCCGGCCAATGCGCCATCGCGCGTAAGGCCCCGCCAATACAGGCTGAGCAGAATGATCGGACCGAAGGCCGCTCCGAAACCAGCCCAAGCATTTCCGACGAGCGACAGAATATTACTCGACCGGTCGAAGGCCAGTCCAATCGCGACAAGTGAAACCACAAGCACCGATATCCTTCCAACCGCAACCAGTTCCGTCTGACTTGCCTCCTTGCGCAGGAAAGTCTTGTAGAAATCTTCTGTCAGCGAGCTGGAAGACACCAGCAATTGGGATGAAATCGTACTCATGATCGCCGCCAGAATGGCCGCCAGCAGGAAGCCCGAGATAAGCGGATGGAACAGGACCTGCGAGAACAGGATAAAGATGGTTTCCGGATCGGTGAGTTCGCTGTTGAGATTGTGCTCGTTGACATAGGCCACGCCAGTAACACCGACCGCGACCGCGCCGATCACAGTCACGATCATCCAGCTCATCCCGATGTATCGGGCCGTGGCAATGTCTTTAAGCGTCCGGATCGCCATGAAACGCACGATGATGTGGGGCTGGCCGAAATAGCCGAGGCCCCAGCTTGCTGCGGAAATGATCCCGATGACAGACAGCCCCTGGAACCAGTTAAAGAAATTTGCACGGCTGGGCGCATCCGGCACGCTGGCAGCTGGCGACGCCAGGACTTCGGCTTGCGTGGCGTCAAAACCGCCGACCGCACTGATCGCCACGACAGGCACCAGCACAAGCGCTACAAACATGATGCAGCCCTGAACAAAGTCAGTCAGACTGACTGCAAGGAAGCCACCGAACAGCGTGTAGGCAACGACCACACCCGCGGTGAGGAAAAGACCCAGCTGATAATCGAGTCCGAAAGACGCCTCAAACAATTTGCCGCCAGCAACCACGCCTGCCGATGTATACAGAGTAAAGAAAATAACGATCACAACGGAGGACAGCACACGTAGCGCGCGTGATTTGTCGTGAAAACGTTTTTCGAAGAAATCCGGAATGGTGATCGCGTCGTCCGCCATCTCCGTATAGACGCGCAGACGCGGCGCGACGAACAGGTAGTTGAGATAGGCGCCGATAACGAGCCCCACAGCAATCCATGCTGCACTGAAGCCCGATACGAAGACAGCGCCCGGCAATCCCATAAGCATCCACCCGCTCATATCGGATGCGCCCGCAGAAAGTGCACCCACCGCAGGGTGCAGTTGGCGACCGCCCAACATGTATTCGGAAACGTCACTTGTGGACTTCCGATAGGCGTACAGGCCGATGCCCAGCATCAAAACAAAATATACCGCAAGAGAAATCAGAGCTTCG is a window of Hyphomonas adhaerens MHS-3 DNA encoding:
- a CDS encoding TetR/AcrR family transcriptional regulator, whose translation is MDLPAQLRLSVTNLQKYASRSALTGHNPKLRGMRMPGSGQKTGLTKRTPANDLRQAPEGVELETKVSPSQDRARNTFESILSVTGDLLSEVGFERLSTNMICKRAGLTPPALYRYFPNKYAILHELGRRLMEAQDQAVFEWLQEGGIDTQSFEASTKSILRIQRHVNEITKSFPGGAWVVRVMRVIPVLKEVRLESRDLVSDKILEDLRTKLPDVPEDRLAMATKLTIELMFSATEMAIETPEQEDEITQEVSFLVASYHWRLKNDS
- the putP gene encoding sodium/proline symporter PutP, coding for MNHEALISLAVYFVLMLGIGLYAYRKSTSDVSEYMLGGRQLHPAVGALSAGASDMSGWMLMGLPGAVFVSGFSAAWIAVGLVIGAYLNYLFVAPRLRVYTEMADDAITIPDFFEKRFHDKSRALRVLSSVVIVIFFTLYTSAGVVAGGKLFEASFGLDYQLGLFLTAGVVVAYTLFGGFLAVSLTDFVQGCIMFVALVLVPVVAISAVGGFDATQAEVLASPAASVPDAPSRANFFNWFQGLSVIGIISAASWGLGYFGQPHIIVRFMAIRTLKDIATARYIGMSWMIVTVIGAVAVGVTGVAYVNEHNLNSELTDPETIFILFSQVLFHPLISGFLLAAILAAIMSTISSQLLVSSSSLTEDFYKTFLRKEASQTELVAVGRISVLVVSLVAIGLAFDRSSNILSLVGNAWAGFGAAFGPIILLSLYWRGLTRDGALAGMVVGAVTVLFWLYAPIEIDGKSLSDILYEIVPGFVLSGVAAIVVSIVGRDVLPHVLHRFGEMEKAMEEGSK